A stretch of Schistocerca cancellata isolate TAMUIC-IGC-003103 chromosome 3, iqSchCanc2.1, whole genome shotgun sequence DNA encodes these proteins:
- the LOC126176743 gene encoding peritrophin-1-like: MKLLAGLLVLSVLAAVATATTPRCPEDDGATAVFYPDDTDTHGFWECSNGKAVHMVCPDGLVWNSNINACDWPPSRK, encoded by the exons ATGAAAT TGTTGGCAGGCCTTCTGGTGCTGAGCGTGTTGGCAGCAGTGGCCACAGCGACCACGCCCAGATGTCCCGAGGATGATGGCGCCACGGCCGTCTTCTATCCAGACGACACTGACACCCACGGCTTCTGGGAGTGCAGCAACGGCAAAGCCGTCCACATGGTGTGCCCCGACGGACTCGTCTGGAACTCCAATATCAACGCCTGTGACTGGCCGCCCTCGAGGAAGTAG